A single Anopheles funestus chromosome 2RL, idAnoFuneDA-416_04, whole genome shotgun sequence DNA region contains:
- the LOC125764320 gene encoding extracellular serine/threonine protein CG31145 codes for MYWIRSKKLRERLALGFGALLVLFTLLLVVDLQMDLGVSRGEFIPSHARIRYANQQDRSGIYNEFHRKYLAKSNASGSKEYLTTNAQAQHRGHTDTSGPGYPGKSASTTTDPPPHDRFKDLTALVVAPRASKHRAPQPFERIIVREESYTDEPLDEDEANPTLGELLDLRPGLNASNLERFQLRISKRELYSREDTLVNAVIDDMIRMPILHVVQKEGGTQLKLIIDYPNDVHALFKPMRFPREQQTLPNHFYFTDYERHTAEIAAFHLDRLLGFRRAMPVTGRILNITTEIYQVGDEVLLKTFFVSPSSNLCFHGKCSYYCDTSHAICGNPDTLEGSFAAFLPTQDDTQRKVWRHPWRRSYHKRRKAQWETDSDYCTMVRDIPPYDEGRRLLDLMDMSVFDFLTGNMDRHHYETFKIFGNDTFPIHLDHGRGFGKPFHDELSILAPVLQCCLIRASTLETLLRFHNGPKALSEAMRESMAIDPIAPVLWEPHLTALDRRVAIVLQAVRDCIRKSAEEDAPGGIPDVPNALGEMDTVAKNGFYRS; via the coding sequence ATGTACTGGATCCGGTCGAAGAAGCTGCGCGAGCGGCTTGCGCTCGGATTCGGTGCTCTGCTCGTCCTCTTTACACTGCTGTTGGTGGTTGATCTACAGATGGATCTGGGTGTGTCTAGGGGTGAGTTTATCCCGTCCCATGCCCGCATCCGGTACGCAAACCAGCAGGATCGAAGCGGGATCTACAACGAGTTCCATCGGAAGTATCTGGCGAAAAGTAATGCGTCCGGATCGAAGGAATACCTAACGACGAACGCGCAAGCACAGCATCGCGGTCACACCGATACCTCCGGTCCGGGCTACCCCGGCAAATCGGCATCGACAACTACCGATCCACCACCGCACGATCGTTTCAAGGACCTGACGGCACTTGTTGTGGCGCCGCGTGCCAGCAAACATCGGGCACCGCAACCGTTCGAGCGGATTATTGTCCGGGAGGAATCGTACACGGACGAACCGTTGGATGAGGATGAAGCTAATCCAACGCTGGGCGAATTGTTGGATCTGCGGCCCGGCTTAAATGCGTCCAACCTGGAGCGATTTCAGCTGCGCATCTCCAAGCGTGAACTGTACAGCCGAGAAGATACGCTGGTGAATGCGGTCATCGACGACATGATACGGATGCCCATCTTGCACGTGGTGCAAAAGGAGGGTGGAACCCAGCTGAAGCTCATCATCGACTATCCGAACGATGTGCACGCACTGTTCAAACCGATGCGGTTTCCGCGCGAACAGCAAACCCTGCCGAATCACTTTTACTTCACGGATTACGAGCGACACACGGCCGAAATTGCTGCCTTCCATCTGGACCGGCTGCTTGGATTCCGGCGTGCAATGCCCGTGACCGGACGCATCCTTAACATCACCACCGAAATCTACCAGGTCGGCGATGAGGTACTGCTGAAGACGTTCTTCGTATCGCCGTCCAGCAATCTGTGCTTCCACGGCAAGTGTTCATACTACTGCGATACGTCACACGCGATCTGCGGCAATCCGGACACGCTGGAGGGTTCGTTTGCCGCGTTTCTGCCCACGCAGGATGATACGCAGCGCAAGGTGTGGCGGCATCCGTGGCGGCGATCGTACCACAAGCGCCGGAAGGCACAGTGGGAAACGGACTCCGACTACTGCACGATGGTGCGTGACATTCCACCGTACGACGAGGGTCGCCGGTTGCTCGACCTGATGGACATGTCCGTGTTCGATTTTCTCACCGGTAACATGGACCGGCATCATTACGAAACGTTCAAAATCTTCGGCAACGATACGTTCCCGATTCACCTTGACCATGGGCGCGGGTTTGGTAAACCGTTCCACGACGAGCTGTCCATTCTAGCGCCAGTACTGCAGTGCTGTTTAATCCGTGCGTCCACACTGGAGACGCTGCTGCGCTTCCACAACGGTCCAAAAGCACTGTCGGAGGCGATGCGTGAATCGATGGCGATCGATCCGATTGCACCCGTTCTGTGGGAACCACACTTGACGGCACTTGATCGACGGGTagccatcgtgctgcaggctGTGCGTGATTGTATCAGGAAATCCGCGGAAGAGGATGCTCCCGGTGGTATTCCCGACGTTCCTAACGCGCTCGGTGAGATGGATACAGTGGCGAAGAATGGATTCTACCGTTCCTAG